In Gossypium arboreum isolate Shixiya-1 chromosome 5, ASM2569848v2, whole genome shotgun sequence, a single genomic region encodes these proteins:
- the LOC108470615 gene encoding uncharacterized protein LOC108470615, protein MATTRRETSTPVKEKRGTSPLNSKPSPRKATSSSSTASDSTEKQLPNYLKPTKSSRTDAALKNLKKPGAEDPSQSPSVMRRRSFDRPPSAARAHKALISPVRQKSASASTSTSPSFSSKSATAPKAPLERVAKKAIAAAKPHTQTLSSSRRAPNTTTSATTRTSRSKRGTSTPPPTSMKPPSSPDRKEAQSPETKHENKENVDHQVEPEEVVKDDEDEMYDTNLPKAEETANADALDVDTNTQVTSDADEGGQDTADFSNAVSQEHNETETEPETEPEPQSPSEHEHEPKPEKVEDKVEEGKPDHTQHDCGDKENHSQEEIIAGADPQQEKTPLEDQEVKTETEHGEENATNEVVAATKETEEEQEEKQPESRQEDADEGNQPQGLESIKEKMVKELDAEPEKEQKAEIEAEPEADQKAETEAQQKTETQVEQKTDTEAEQKTETEAEKKTEPKAEAKQKAGTEVANVAAKSQVQGKKEPATPYNDVIEETASKLVAEKRRNKVRELVGAFENVIDKETTNAK, encoded by the coding sequence ATGGCCACCACAAGAAGAGAAACTAGTACTCCGGTGAAAGAGAAGAGGGGTACTTCCCCTTTAAATTCAAAGCCTTCTCCAAGAAAAGCCACTTCCTCTTCCTCAACTGCTTCCGATTCCACTGAAAAACAATTGCCAAACTATCTCAAGCCTACGAAGAGTTCACGCACTGATGCTGCACTCAAGAATTTAAAGAAACCGGGGGCCGAAGACCCTTCCCAAAGTCCAAGTGTTATGAGAAGAAGATCTTTTGATAGGCCTCCCTCAGCTGCTCGAGCTCACAAGGCACTGATCTCTCCTGTTCGACAAAAATCAGCATCAGCATCAACATCAACATCCCCATCTTTTTCTTCTAAATCTGCTACTGCACCCAAGGCACCTTTGGAAAGGGTTGCCAAAAAGGCAATTGCTGCAGCCAAACCACACACGCAGACGTTATCTTCGTCTAGGAGGGCCCCTAATACCACTACCTCTGCTACTACTAGAACTAGTAGGAGTAAGAGGGGAACTTCTACTCCTCCTCCGACTTCAATGAAACCTCCAAGTAGTCCCGATAGAAAGGAAGCTCAGTCTCCCGAAACCAAGCATGAAAATAAGGAAAATGTGGACCATCAAGTTGAGCCTGAGGAGGTTGTGAAAGATGATGAGGATGAGATGTATGATACCAATTTACCAAAAGCTGAAGAGACTGCCAATGCGGATGCCTTGGATGTAGATACTAATACTCAAGTCACAAGTGATGCCGATGAAGGAGGACAAGATACGGCAGATTTTTCTAATGCAGTTTCACAAGAACATAATGAGACTGAGACAGAGCCTGAGACTGAGCCCGAGCCTCAGAGTCCGTCTGAGCATGAGCATGAGCCTAAGCCTGAAAAGGTGGAAGATAAGGTTGAGGAAGGAAAACCTGATCATACTCAACATGATTGTGGGGATAAGGAAAACCACAGCCAAGAGGAGATCATTGCTGGTGCAGATCCCCAGCAGGAAAAGACTCCTCTTGAGGACCAGGAGGTGAAAACCGAAACtgaacatggagaagaaaatgcAACTAACGAGGTTGTTGCTGCTACtaaagaaactgaagaagaacaagaagaaaaGCAACCAGAAAGCAGGCAGGAGGATGCTGATGAAGGTAACCAGCCGCAAGGCCTTGAATCCATTAAAGAAAAAATGGTTAAAGAATTAGACGCAGAGCCAGAGAAAGAGCAAAAGGCAGAGATAGAGGCAGAGCCAGAGGCAGACCAAAAGGCAGAGACGGAGGCACAGCAAAAGACAGAGACACAGGTAGAACAAAAGACAGATACAGAGGCAGAGCAAAAGACAGAGACAGAGGCAGAGAAAAAGACAGAGCCAAAGGCAGAGGCAAAGCAAAAGGCGGGGACGGAGGTAGCAAATGTTGCCGCCAAAAGCCAAGTGCAAGGGAAGAAGGAACCTGCAACACCGTACAATGATGTGATCGAGGAGACAGCCAGTAAGCTAGTAGCTGAAAAGAGGAGGAACAAGGTGAGAGAACTAGTTGGTGCATTTGAGAATGTCATAGATAAAGAAACTACTAACGCCAAATGA
- the LOC108473671 gene encoding probable E3 ubiquitin-protein ligase RHG1A: protein MDGYTGKRAVNGLVPGKGSGLILKDHVNIREQNPQFCNRIGCSRRLNSTKGTPNCYSGKAKCSKPSYHPSSSGKEIIGSSSGVYTEVSNTRKSSTNILRKLSSQLEIDSSETSSVQEEPEVSELLSPLGKIQGGLQPESEDSDSGEVAVLEVGSSSVASNTKRGRSFIQNSRLGNQDTLASPSVTLASRSAFQATQGNTSKYGLRNLGCDSISVVAPAGCSSSDSSFSRRKNSVKKRDSEGESSSSTWGKKLSGSSPEGLNNSSSLSVSISDSRRARNWSSNRDCGIASSVRTQRSNSSYGRGRLPNQANGNSLTLNESPIVIPQAPQSHIRTDMNALVPIETASTRTSSYSRSGSIDESLRSFMPSSPSEVSGYHSSVNRGSFQHYNMDGFAEVLLELERIEQDEELTYEQLLVLETSLLLNSLDFYDRHRDMRLDIDDMSYEELLALEERMGTVSTAVPEAALSKCLKSGIYKATSLEDANVRFEGEKNDIKCSICQEEYVIGDEVGRLHCEHRYHIACIQKWLRMKNWCPICKASAEPTQSCSPTSYLS from the exons ATGGATGGATATACTGGTAAAAGAGCTGTTAATGGACTTGTACCTGGCAAGGGATCAGGTCTCATCTTGAAGGATCATGTTAATATCAGAGAACAAAATCCACAATTTTGCAACCGTATTGGATGCAGTAGGAGGCTGAACTCCACGAAAGGAACACCAAATTGCTACTCTGGAAAAGCCAAATGTTCGAAGCCTTCTTACCACCCTTCATCGAGTGGCAAGGAAATTATTGGAAGTTCCTCTGGGGTATACACTGAAGTTAGCAACACTAGAAAATCCTCTACAAATATTCTCAGAAAGCTATCATCTCAGCTGGAAATAGATTCATCTGAAACTAGTAGTGTTCAGGAAGAGCCAGAGGTGTCAGAGCTCTTATCTCCTCTAGGAAAGATTCAAGGAGGGTTGCAGCCCGAATCTGAAGATTCTGATTCTGGCGAAGTTGCTGTACTGGAAGTGGGAAGCTCCAGCGTAGCATCAAACACAAAACGGGGGAGAAGCTTTATTCAGAACTCTAGGCTGGGCAACCAGGATACTCTGGCTAGTCCATCTGTTACTTTGGCATCTCGAAGTGCTTTCCAGGCAACTCAAGGTAACACAAGCAAGTACGGTTTGAGAAATTTAGGATGTGACTCTATTTCTGTTGTTGCCCCTGCCGGTTGCTCATCATCAGATTCAAGCTTCAGCAGAAGGAAAAATTCGGTAAAAAAGAGAGATTCTGAAGGAGAGAGTAGTTCCTCCACCTGGGGAAAGAAGTTGAGTGGGTCATCTCCGGAGGGACTGAACAATAGTTCTAGCCTCAGTGTTTCAATTTCTGATTCAAGGCGAGCCAGAAATTGGTCTTCTAATAGGGATTGTGGTATTGCTTCTTCAGTTAGGACTCAGAGATCAAACAGTAGTTATGGTAGAGGGAGACTCCCTAACCAAGCAAATGGAAATAGTTTAACTTTGAATGAGTCACCCATAGTCATCCCACAGGCACCTCAATCTCATATTCGTACTGATATGAATGCTCTTGTTCCCATAGAAACTGCCTCAACTCGTACTAGTTCTTACAGTCGATCAGGTAGTATAGATGAGAGTTTACGAAGTTTCATGCCTTCCAGTCCTTCAGAAGTTAGTGGTTACCACTCTTCAGTGAACCGGGGTAGCTTCCAGCACTACAATATGGATGGCTTTGCAGAG GTATTATTAGAACTTGAGAGAATTGAACAAGATGAAGAGTTGACATACGAG CAATTACTTGTTCTAGAGACCAGCTTGCTCCTTAATAGCCTGGACTTCTATGATCGGCATAGAGATATGAGATTGGATATAGATGATATGTCATATGAG GAATTACTAGCTCTAGAAGAAAGGATGGGAACTGTTAGCACTGCGGTACCAGAAGCAGCGTTATCAAAATGCCTTAAGAGTGGTATCTACAAGGCAACATCTTTGGAGGATGCAAATGTCAGATTTGAGGGTGAAAAAAATGATATCAAATGCAGCATATGCCAG